In the bacterium SCSIO 12741 genome, GGTTTCTCCTGAACGATCCTTCCCGCGATTATTTCAATTCTCCTTACAACGTCAAAGGTCCATTGACCTACCACACCATTGGTTTTATTCTGGCTGATGCTGTAGTGGTTTTAGTCGGGGCTCTACTGATTTCCTTCTTTTACACGGCACGTAAAGCCAAAAAGACAGGGCAGAGTCTATTCGATAAGGCGGCATTGCAAGTTTTTTACAACATGATCATTCCATTGGGCACTGGCGGAATTCTGTGCCTGATTTTGCTGTTTAAGGGAATGATTTTTATGCTGGCTCCTTTAACCCTTATCTTCTATGGAGTGGCGCTGGTAGGTGCCAGTAGCCATACGGTTAAGGAAATTCGATTCCTTGGAATTTGTGAAATCATCATGGGACTATTGGCTATAATCATTGCCGGAGAAGGTCTTTTGTTCTGGGCTTTAGGCTTTGGTGTTTTACACATTATTTATGGCATTGTGATGCATCGCAAGTACGATCGGCAGTAGCATGAAGAGTATCATCAATAACCTGGATAAGACTTTTGAAAGTCGGGTTCGCTTAGGAATCATGTCCATTCTTATGGTCAACGATTGGGTGGATTTTGGGCATCTCAAAGAAATGCTCCAGGTTACGGATGGAAATTTGGCCAGTCATATTTCGGGTTTAGAGAAACTGGAATACATCGAAATTCGCAAGCAGTTTATTGGCAAAAGACCCAATACGTCCTTTCGGGTAACACCAGCTGGGAAAAAGGCCTTTCAAAACCACCTGGCTGCCTTAGAAGCTTTACTTAAGGGAAAAGCAGAATAGCTTTTCCATAAATAGGGCATTTTACCTATTGACCCAGGTTCTTTACCTCGCTAATATTGAACCAACAATGACCGCTAGGTCCCTAAATCATTTTACCATGAAAAAATTAGCATTAGCTTTTAGTGCTTTTGTTCTGTTGAGCATGACCTCTTGTATCAAAGAACACACTTGCAGATGTACCGACTCGAACGGCGATACCGAAGACATTACCATTACCTCAGCCAAAGCCGCCGCCAAAACCAGCTGTGAAGCTTACAACACATCTTCCCAGTCCTGCGCACTGCAGTAACGAGAACTAAATAAACGGTAACAAGGAGAGGTTCCCGCCTTCAGTTTTTCCAAGACCCC is a window encoding:
- a CDS encoding transcriptional regulator; translation: MKSIINNLDKTFESRVRLGIMSILMVNDWVDFGHLKEMLQVTDGNLASHISGLEKLEYIEIRKQFIGKRPNTSFRVTPAGKKAFQNHLAALEALLKGKAE